From Natronincola ferrireducens, the proteins below share one genomic window:
- a CDS encoding Ppx/GppA phosphatase family protein, whose product MRKYAAIDIGTNSMRLLLMTVETDRILHRTKEINTTRIGQSVDERGAITREGMERNLGAFEDFVEKAREYGAEEIYAIATSAVRDAKNGEVFVGEALQRTGIKIAILSGEEEAGLGYKGVLMGLKNPELELLVIDIGGGSTEFILGKSATLQETISENVGAVRMTERLITTDPITQQEKEGLEKVIKKELHSTLQKLQKKQIKGLIGIGGTITTLGALHQQLDPYDMDKIHNYTLTLQNIKDLLQKLETLTLEERKALKGIHPKRGDIIIAGTTILRIIMETLAIDTITISEYDNIEGLLYENM is encoded by the coding sequence ATGAGAAAATATGCAGCCATCGATATAGGAACCAATTCTATGAGACTTTTACTGATGACTGTGGAGACGGATAGAATTCTACATAGAACAAAAGAAATCAATACTACCCGTATTGGACAATCGGTTGACGAAAGAGGGGCTATTACCCGTGAGGGAATGGAAAGAAATCTTGGAGCCTTTGAAGACTTTGTAGAAAAGGCTAGGGAATATGGGGCAGAAGAGATTTATGCCATTGCCACCAGTGCTGTCCGAGATGCCAAAAATGGAGAGGTCTTCGTAGGGGAAGCTTTACAAAGAACAGGGATAAAAATAGCTATCCTATCGGGAGAGGAAGAAGCAGGACTGGGCTATAAAGGGGTGCTGATGGGGTTGAAAAATCCAGAGCTAGAACTCCTGGTCATTGATATTGGTGGTGGAAGTACGGAATTTATTTTAGGAAAATCTGCCACACTACAGGAAACCATCAGCGAAAATGTGGGGGCTGTTAGAATGACAGAACGACTTATTACCACTGACCCCATTACCCAGCAGGAGAAGGAAGGATTAGAGAAGGTCATTAAAAAAGAGCTTCATAGCACTTTGCAAAAGCTACAGAAGAAGCAGATAAAGGGTCTCATAGGCATAGGGGGTACCATCACCACCTTGGGAGCCCTCCATCAACAATTGGACCCCTACGACATGGACAAGATCCATAACTATACCCTAACCCTACAGAATATAAAGGACCTCCTACAAAAACTAGAGACCCTAACCCTAGAAGAAAGAAAGGCACTAAAGGGTATCCATCCTAAACGGGGGGATATCATCATAGCTGGGACCACCATCCTCCGCATTATCATGGAAACCCTAGCCATAGACACCATCACCATAAGCGAATATGATAATATAGAAGGTCTATTATATGAAAATATGTAG
- the yabP gene encoding sporulation protein YabP yields the protein MEERRNNRYRGHSVILENREKLSISGVEHVNNFNSELIVVDTTAGVITIKGEELDVKKLSLEDGNVSISGTVHSMVYSDRESFTAKSSGFFSKMFK from the coding sequence ATGGAAGAGCGAAGGAACAACCGATATCGAGGCCATAGTGTTATACTAGAAAACAGGGAAAAGCTATCTATTTCAGGTGTAGAGCATGTGAACAATTTCAATAGCGAACTAATCGTTGTAGATACTACAGCAGGAGTTATTACCATTAAGGGTGAAGAATTGGACGTAAAAAAATTAAGTCTAGAGGATGGTAATGTCTCCATAAGTGGAACAGTCCACTCCATGGTCTATAGCGATCGGGAAAGCTTTACTGCTAAAAGCTCAGGCTTCTTCAGTAAAATGTTTAAATAA
- a CDS encoding SpoIID/LytB domain-containing protein, which produces MRKIKKYGMLLLILLLIVPLAACRPQQRPEGPEEQPQVQEDGPPIPEAISQGEGQEPRLTVHIVETGENKEMDFEEYLPGVLAGEMKNDWPEEALQAQAILARTFVMQFVTEMGGSKYEGAHVSTDIEEAQAWNEEEINERIIEAVNATRGQVAVHNNEYIKAWFHAHAAGQTAMAVEGLGLDDEDPPYIHSVESPDSKEAPEDDVNWSETFTKAEIIQAVQTTGQDPGDFNSIEIIETGSSGRAYKLQIGNATVVAPAFRLALDSTRMKSNQLEGISVEGDQVTISGRGYGHGVGMSQWGAYQMAQDGKDAEEIVKHYFKDIEIIKLWE; this is translated from the coding sequence ATGAGAAAAATTAAAAAATATGGTATGTTGCTTTTGATTCTTTTACTGATAGTACCCTTAGCTGCCTGCCGTCCTCAGCAGCGTCCAGAAGGCCCGGAAGAACAACCCCAGGTACAGGAGGATGGACCCCCTATTCCTGAAGCCATTAGCCAAGGGGAAGGTCAAGAGCCTAGATTGACAGTACACATAGTAGAAACAGGAGAAAACAAAGAAATGGACTTTGAAGAATACCTTCCTGGAGTACTGGCTGGAGAAATGAAAAATGATTGGCCAGAGGAAGCCCTACAGGCCCAAGCTATTTTAGCTAGAACCTTTGTTATGCAGTTTGTTACTGAAATGGGAGGCTCTAAATACGAAGGAGCCCATGTTTCTACAGATATTGAGGAGGCCCAAGCTTGGAATGAAGAAGAAATCAATGAAAGGATTATAGAGGCAGTGAATGCCACCAGAGGTCAGGTGGCTGTTCACAACAATGAATACATCAAAGCATGGTTCCATGCCCATGCCGCTGGTCAGACAGCCATGGCGGTGGAGGGATTAGGCTTAGACGATGAAGATCCCCCCTATATCCACTCCGTTGAATCTCCAGATTCTAAAGAAGCACCAGAGGACGATGTGAACTGGAGTGAGACCTTTACCAAAGCAGAGATTATACAAGCTGTACAAACTACAGGACAAGATCCTGGAGACTTTAACAGTATAGAAATCATAGAAACCGGATCCTCCGGAAGAGCATATAAACTGCAGATAGGTAATGCTACAGTGGTGGCACCAGCCTTTAGATTAGCCCTAGACAGTACTCGAATGAAATCCAATCAACTGGAGGGCATCTCCGTCGAAGGAGATCAGGTTACCATATCCGGCAGAGGCTATGGTCATGGAGTAGGTATGAGCCAATGGGGAGCCTATCAAATGGCACAGGATGGAAAAGATGCTGAAGAGATTGTAAAGCATTACTTCAAGGATATAGAAATTATTAAGCTTTGGGAGTAA
- a CDS encoding amidohydrolase, whose translation MKRKAICFVLLVMFGVISVMSPIHALSAGGDLLADKVLINGVVYTVDQEDTMAEAIAIKDGKILAVGTTQEVKAYIGPHTEVMDLEGKMVLPGLMDSHIHPPGTALTELYDISLSATDSKEVILAKIQQYVDNNPDLNAYYGRGWSVGAFDGDETSRGPKKEHLDAISPDIPILLTSYDGHSTWVNSKALEMAGITKDTLNPEGGVIEKDPVTGEPWGTIKGYKSGLLPPQEYTHEMLVEGMKAFQDFMHSLGYTGFFNAGWDEEMFEVVKELEDKGELKMWARISGRLDIRSGEAVEEQIQRLLELRDTYNSDLYKVISGKIFIDGVVEGVTAKLLEPYEEEAGEGSEHYGLYYWGDMEALRETIIKVNSEGLSTHFHSIGDRATREALDALEYGLEQVPGEHRNVITHLQLVALEDIPRFKELGIVANVQPYWHMKEPGWWHEVDSLFLGERAEYEYPLGSFFNAGAVVASSSDYFVTEYPNALWAIETGVTRNLNNGEYYGVDDIEDMDDPTWLLNKEERASLKDMIRSFTINNAYSLFLDDKTGSIEVGKYADLVVLEEDLFSINPLDIDGVEILYTIFQGEIVYEAEVGPYEEEIVIVTEDLFNIEVIDMGGGTFWYTVSRNR comes from the coding sequence ATGAAAAGAAAAGCAATTTGTTTTGTACTGTTGGTGATGTTTGGGGTAATTTCTGTGATGTCACCTATACACGCTTTGTCGGCAGGTGGAGATCTTCTTGCGGATAAGGTTCTCATCAATGGGGTTGTCTATACTGTGGATCAGGAGGACACCATGGCTGAAGCCATAGCCATCAAGGATGGCAAAATCCTAGCCGTAGGCACCACCCAAGAGGTTAAAGCCTATATTGGGCCCCATACGGAAGTGATGGATTTAGAGGGAAAGATGGTCCTACCTGGGCTGATGGACTCCCATATTCATCCACCAGGAACTGCCTTGACAGAACTATACGACATAAGCCTAAGCGCCACTGACAGTAAAGAGGTTATACTAGCAAAAATTCAACAATATGTTGACAACAATCCTGATCTTAATGCCTACTATGGTAGAGGATGGTCGGTTGGTGCCTTTGATGGAGATGAGACCAGTAGAGGACCTAAAAAAGAGCATCTTGATGCCATAAGCCCTGATATCCCCATCCTATTGACCTCCTATGATGGCCATAGTACATGGGTCAACAGCAAGGCTTTAGAGATGGCAGGCATCACAAAGGACACCCTAAATCCAGAGGGCGGGGTGATCGAGAAGGATCCAGTTACGGGAGAGCCATGGGGAACAATTAAAGGATATAAATCAGGCCTACTTCCTCCCCAGGAGTATACCCATGAAATGCTAGTAGAAGGAATGAAGGCATTCCAAGACTTTATGCATAGCCTTGGCTATACCGGATTCTTTAATGCCGGATGGGACGAAGAAATGTTTGAAGTAGTAAAGGAGCTAGAGGATAAAGGGGAACTTAAGATGTGGGCTCGGATTTCTGGAAGATTGGATATTCGAAGCGGCGAGGCGGTAGAGGAGCAAATCCAAAGACTGCTGGAGCTTAGGGACACATATAATTCTGATCTTTACAAAGTTATTAGTGGAAAGATCTTCATTGATGGGGTTGTTGAAGGTGTTACAGCCAAGTTGCTGGAACCCTATGAAGAAGAAGCAGGAGAAGGCAGTGAGCATTATGGCCTCTACTACTGGGGGGATATGGAGGCCCTAAGGGAAACCATCATCAAGGTCAACAGTGAGGGGTTATCTACCCATTTCCACTCCATAGGAGATAGAGCAACTCGAGAAGCCCTAGATGCTCTGGAGTATGGCCTAGAGCAGGTTCCAGGAGAGCATCGCAATGTCATTACCCATCTACAGTTGGTAGCTCTAGAGGACATTCCTCGGTTCAAAGAACTAGGGATAGTAGCAAATGTGCAGCCCTATTGGCACATGAAGGAACCAGGCTGGTGGCATGAGGTTGATTCTCTATTCTTAGGTGAGAGGGCTGAATATGAATATCCATTGGGCTCCTTCTTTAATGCAGGGGCAGTGGTAGCTTCATCCTCAGACTATTTCGTAACAGAGTACCCTAATGCCCTTTGGGCTATTGAGACAGGGGTTACCCGTAACCTGAACAATGGAGAGTACTACGGCGTAGATGACATAGAGGATATGGATGATCCTACTTGGCTGTTAAATAAAGAGGAGAGGGCCTCCCTTAAGGATATGATTAGAAGCTTCACCATCAACAATGCCTACTCCCTCTTCCTTGATGATAAAACCGGAAGCATCGAAGTAGGCAAGTATGCTGACTTAGTTGTTCTTGAAGAGGATCTCTTCAGTATCAATCCATTAGATATAGATGGTGTTGAAATCCTCTACACCATATTCCAAGGTGAGATTGTTTATGAAGCAGAGGTAGGACCCTATGAAGAAGAGATAGTTATTGTTACAGAAGACCTCTTCAACATTGAGGTTATAGATATGGGGGGCGGTACATTCTGGTATACGGTTTCTCGTAATAGATAG
- a CDS encoding FtsB family cell division protein: MQKKKRRNKTKRIWMGILLCLGLYVGVTFYQQQQEMKQLRQQEARYLQELEKIQQDIDNLKQQVEISNHDEYIETIARQQLKMIGSNEMIIIDIGQQ; encoded by the coding sequence GTGCAAAAGAAAAAGCGAAGAAATAAGACCAAGAGAATATGGATGGGTATTCTCCTTTGCCTGGGACTTTATGTAGGTGTAACCTTTTATCAGCAACAGCAGGAAATGAAGCAACTTAGACAACAGGAAGCAAGATATTTGCAAGAGCTAGAAAAAATCCAACAGGATATTGATAACTTAAAGCAACAGGTAGAGATCAGTAATCATGATGAATATATAGAAACCATTGCCCGTCAACAGCTGAAAATGATAGGTTCTAATGAAATGATTATTATAGACATTGGACAGCAATGA
- a CDS encoding polysaccharide deacetylase family protein, translating to MIQERKLIPILLAVLLFLSTGFFPIEASYGETKSNAAIAGAVSSFLMNTTSNIGGLQMTGINMIPTGEKINWLTKHNVELQSPSNNNPVKVPIVTYHHIVTNVGLTNNIIITPEKFRSDMEAIKKAGFTTILFKDLVNYVEGKGQLPQKPVLITFDDGYYSNYEYAYPILKELDMKATISIIGWAVGETKHKVTGREIIPRFTWEEAKEMIDSGHIDIQNHTYDMHNPRDQYPYRRGVLQKEEESLEDYIEAFREDVMEFHHAIEENLGNDVFVFVYPHGEYNDLTEELLVQLGYRVTLTGEHGVNLITRDKNSLFKLKRINAGYKLPSEELVRRISR from the coding sequence ATGATACAAGAAAGAAAATTAATTCCGATCCTTTTAGCGGTATTATTGTTCTTAAGTACGGGGTTTTTTCCTATAGAAGCCAGCTATGGGGAGACAAAGTCAAATGCAGCTATAGCAGGGGCTGTTTCAAGTTTTTTAATGAATACAACAAGTAATATAGGCGGCCTCCAAATGACTGGTATCAACATGATACCAACTGGTGAGAAAATCAATTGGCTTACGAAACATAATGTAGAGCTTCAAAGCCCAAGCAACAATAATCCCGTAAAAGTACCCATCGTCACCTACCATCATATCGTTACAAATGTTGGATTAACCAATAATATCATCATTACTCCAGAAAAATTCAGGTCGGATATGGAGGCCATAAAGAAAGCAGGTTTTACCACCATCCTCTTTAAGGACTTGGTGAATTACGTTGAAGGGAAGGGACAACTGCCCCAAAAGCCAGTCCTAATTACCTTTGATGACGGCTACTACAGCAATTATGAATATGCCTATCCTATTTTAAAGGAGCTTGATATGAAGGCTACCATCTCCATCATAGGCTGGGCGGTGGGGGAAACCAAGCATAAAGTTACAGGTCGAGAGATTATTCCCCGCTTTACTTGGGAAGAGGCCAAGGAAATGATTGATTCAGGCCATATAGATATACAGAACCATACCTATGATATGCACAATCCCAGAGACCAGTATCCCTATAGGAGGGGTGTCCTGCAAAAAGAGGAGGAAAGTCTGGAGGATTACATAGAAGCTTTTCGGGAAGATGTTATGGAATTTCATCACGCTATAGAGGAAAACCTAGGTAATGATGTATTTGTCTTTGTTTACCCCCATGGGGAATATAACGATCTTACAGAAGAACTATTAGTTCAGTTAGGTTATAGGGTGACTTTGACGGGAGAACATGGTGTTAACCTGATCACTAGAGATAAAAACAGTCTATTTAAGTTGAAACGCATCAATGCCGGCTACAAACTCCCCAGTGAAGAACTGGTGAGGAGGATAAGTAGGTAG
- the spoIIE gene encoding stage II sporulation protein E, with the protein MIDKQTVVPASFREKRRIMTLINKKLIFLNILAFLLGRAGILEGLTPFGIGFFAALNYRDRKYGTIGIATLLGIMSIQGFYKSIPYIITLGIIYLLFHYVMDLRKLKTLKAAFISGFTYLTAGMLFLSLQSFYIYDVMIIAFEALVIFVIVYIASYALPLMVEKKSRSILSSEEIICIAILSAIALSGINEIYIFNLSLRNSLAILITILFAYNGGTAIGASVGITLGLITSMSIGGTPPVIIGIFGFSGLLAGIFKDMGKLGSGLGFLMGNAILTFYINGYYEIFIQFREILLAFGLFMLLPTPWIQQLEKLCNSPKSILYSDQTYSQRMKKRTYEKLSEFSNVFHDLAVTFDKISDKYVIFEKEDLTNIIQEVADHACDSCGMRRSCWEKNFCNTYQSMVDLLVLIETRDSIEPNVLPEEIQKRCIHPQKVVEKMRHLYELSALDMNWKERLIENRYLVGEQFKGVSKIIGQMAEELNSNTSFDIELENELYVVLDKAGLSAKNIIVTNQQESPLEITVEKNPCYNRESCIYKYIPVLSEAVGVKLVKKPSTCSYQRDGSGCSFTLVEANRYTAITRVARAKKEGNRVSGDTCTFMDIQDDQYLMAISDGMGAGDKAQRQSSATITMLEKMMEAGFDRDVAIKTINSMLMLKSSEEIFSSLDMTLLNLCKGTADFVKIGSAPSYIKRNQTKIQTIKASTLPIGILKDIEFNEDVKRIEDGDFIIMVSDGILEANKEDEQWLVSFLATIETRNPQDLADKILQRALQLSENKAQDDMTVLVTKVWRVI; encoded by the coding sequence ATGATAGACAAGCAAACAGTAGTTCCAGCATCCTTTAGGGAGAAAAGAAGGATAATGACACTTATAAATAAAAAGCTGATATTCTTGAATATACTTGCTTTTTTATTAGGAAGGGCAGGGATTTTAGAGGGGCTTACCCCCTTTGGCATAGGATTTTTTGCCGCACTAAACTATAGGGATAGAAAGTATGGAACTATAGGAATAGCCACATTACTAGGAATTATGTCTATTCAGGGCTTCTATAAAAGCATTCCCTACATCATAACCCTAGGCATTATCTATCTTTTATTTCATTATGTAATGGATTTAAGAAAGCTAAAAACCTTAAAGGCCGCCTTCATCAGCGGGTTTACCTACTTGACAGCCGGCATGCTGTTTTTAAGCCTTCAGAGCTTCTATATCTATGATGTAATGATTATTGCCTTCGAAGCATTGGTGATCTTTGTTATTGTATATATAGCCTCCTATGCGTTGCCCCTCATGGTGGAAAAGAAAAGTAGAAGCATCTTATCCTCAGAAGAAATTATTTGTATTGCCATTCTTTCAGCCATAGCCCTGTCGGGAATCAATGAAATATATATTTTTAACCTATCCCTAAGAAATAGCTTAGCCATCCTTATAACAATTTTATTTGCCTACAATGGTGGAACAGCCATTGGAGCCTCTGTTGGGATTACCCTAGGATTAATCACCAGTATGTCCATTGGGGGGACACCACCGGTGATTATCGGTATATTTGGTTTTTCTGGATTGTTGGCAGGTATATTTAAGGATATGGGAAAATTGGGAAGCGGCTTAGGCTTTTTAATGGGAAATGCCATCTTAACCTTTTACATAAACGGCTATTATGAGATTTTCATACAGTTTAGAGAAATCCTTTTAGCCTTTGGATTATTTATGCTGCTTCCCACACCCTGGATTCAGCAGCTGGAGAAGCTTTGCAACAGTCCTAAAAGTATTTTATATTCCGATCAAACCTATAGCCAACGGATGAAAAAAAGAACCTATGAAAAGCTTTCTGAATTTTCAAATGTATTTCACGATTTAGCTGTAACCTTTGATAAAATTTCTGATAAATATGTAATTTTTGAAAAGGAGGACTTAACCAACATTATACAAGAGGTAGCTGACCATGCCTGTGACAGCTGTGGTATGCGAAGAAGCTGCTGGGAAAAAAATTTCTGCAACACCTACCAAAGCATGGTAGACCTGTTGGTGCTTATAGAAACTCGAGATTCCATAGAGCCTAATGTTTTACCAGAAGAAATCCAAAAACGTTGCATTCATCCCCAGAAGGTTGTAGAGAAGATGCGGCACCTTTATGAGTTAAGTGCCCTAGATATGAACTGGAAGGAGCGTCTCATTGAAAATCGTTATTTAGTAGGAGAACAATTTAAAGGAGTATCGAAAATTATTGGACAAATGGCGGAGGAATTAAACAGCAATACCTCCTTCGATATTGAGCTGGAAAATGAGCTTTATGTGGTGCTGGATAAGGCTGGGTTATCGGCAAAAAATATTATTGTCACCAATCAACAGGAATCTCCCCTTGAAATCACTGTAGAAAAAAATCCCTGCTATAATCGAGAAAGCTGTATCTATAAATATATTCCTGTTCTTTCAGAAGCAGTGGGGGTGAAGCTGGTGAAAAAGCCAAGTACTTGTAGCTATCAAAGGGACGGGAGTGGGTGCAGCTTCACCCTAGTGGAAGCTAATCGCTACACCGCCATCACCAGAGTAGCTAGGGCAAAGAAGGAAGGCAATAGGGTTTCGGGAGATACCTGTACCTTTATGGATATTCAAGATGATCAATATCTTATGGCCATCAGCGATGGTATGGGAGCGGGGGACAAAGCCCAGCGTCAATCCAGTGCCACCATTACGATGCTGGAAAAAATGATGGAGGCAGGTTTTGATAGGGATGTAGCCATTAAAACCATCAATTCTATGCTGATGCTAAAATCATCGGAGGAAATCTTCTCTAGTCTTGATATGACTCTGCTGAATCTATGTAAAGGCACAGCAGATTTTGTGAAAATAGGTTCTGCCCCAAGTTATATCAAACGGAATCAAACAAAGATCCAAACCATTAAGGCATCAACTTTACCCATCGGCATCCTGAAAGATATTGAGTTCAATGAAGATGTTAAAAGAATAGAGGATGGAGATTTTATTATTATGGTTTCCGACGGTATCCTAGAGGCCAACAAAGAAGATGAACAATGGCTGGTAAGCTTCCTTGCCACCATTGAAACCCGCAATCCCCAAGACCTCGCCGACAAAATTCTTCAAAGGGCGCTACAGCTATCGGAAAACAAGGCCCAGGATGATATGACGGTATTGGTAACCAAGGTGTGGAGGGTGATATAA
- a CDS encoding acyl-ACP--UDP-N-acetylglucosamine O-acyltransferase codes for MTKISRTSTVAGKRVQNSYVNRVRYVEKSDGVQAVTPVDAIKNQTGYYSSNYTLASDFFYKKLEELKREYKEFYHDHRRLEEAIENIDEESDHLLEHMKELIEKYNKALHSLKKLDEVMSTNNAIKVIDVVDSFKAALGHIGILVDESYTMVLDADVFIDKITNSLDPLNFLFQPMEGLVIKLYRAFKSVKYMAPKGIQKSYGDGIDRGLAGMLLDEES; via the coding sequence ATGACAAAAATTTCAAGGACTTCGACTGTGGCTGGCAAAAGGGTTCAAAACAGCTATGTCAATAGGGTCAGGTACGTGGAAAAAAGTGATGGGGTACAGGCTGTAACACCGGTGGATGCAATAAAAAATCAAACGGGATATTATTCCTCAAACTATACCCTTGCCTCGGATTTCTTCTATAAAAAGCTAGAGGAATTAAAAAGGGAATATAAGGAATTTTATCATGATCATAGAAGACTAGAGGAGGCTATTGAAAATATAGATGAGGAAAGCGATCACCTTTTAGAGCATATGAAGGAGCTTATAGAAAAATACAATAAAGCCCTTCATTCCTTAAAAAAGCTGGATGAAGTTATGTCTACAAACAACGCTATAAAGGTAATAGATGTAGTAGACTCCTTTAAAGCTGCCCTTGGGCATATAGGTATCCTGGTAGATGAGAGTTATACAATGGTTTTAGATGCAGATGTCTTTATAGATAAGATAACCAACTCCCTAGATCCCTTGAACTTTTTGTTCCAACCTATGGAGGGACTGGTTATCAAGTTATATAGAGCCTTTAAGAGTGTGAAATACATGGCTCCAAAGGGGATACAAAAGAGTTATGGTGATGGTATAGACAGGGGCTTAGCAGGTATGTTGTTGGATGAAGAGTCTTGA
- a CDS encoding S1 RNA-binding domain-containing protein — translation MLAEEGKIVEGTVSGITNFGAFIDLGEGKTGLVHISEVADDYVKNIHDYLKDKQKVKVKVLSIGKDGKISLSIRQATTKVKKSVRPAEVDWQVKDDESSRLSFDDKISRFMKESEEKMQVLKAKSKSNGRKGNGFRNKM, via the coding sequence ATGCTGGCAGAGGAAGGTAAGATTGTAGAAGGCACGGTTTCGGGGATTACGAATTTTGGTGCCTTTATAGACCTTGGTGAAGGCAAAACAGGATTAGTACACATCTCAGAAGTTGCAGACGACTATGTTAAAAACATTCATGATTATTTAAAAGATAAGCAAAAAGTCAAGGTGAAAGTGCTATCTATCGGTAAAGATGGAAAGATTAGTTTATCTATCCGACAAGCTACTACAAAGGTTAAAAAATCAGTTCGACCTGCAGAGGTGGATTGGCAGGTGAAGGACGATGAATCTTCAAGACTCTCCTTCGATGATAAGATTAGCAGATTTATGAAGGAAAGCGAAGAGAAGATGCAAGTATTAAAAGCTAAGAGTAAATCTAATGGCCGTAAAGGTAATGGATTTAGAAATAAAATGTAA
- the yabQ gene encoding spore cortex biosynthesis protein YabQ yields MISTYQEAYILLVTIYGGILIGFIYDLYKIFRGIFNPKKIATLIQDFLFWLIISIVAFYVLIISNQGALRFYNFLGFLIGAIIYSFLLSDIVIRAVIFILRTMKKFIVDLYHIITYPLRVGLCLIAVPCSYCKTKTKPIYYKTKRYVKLPSRMLEETKKSLTNYFKKK; encoded by the coding sequence ATGATTTCTACCTATCAAGAGGCCTATATTTTATTGGTTACTATTTATGGAGGTATATTAATTGGGTTTATCTATGATTTATATAAAATATTCAGAGGGATTTTCAATCCTAAAAAAATTGCTACCCTCATCCAAGATTTTCTCTTTTGGCTGATTATCTCCATAGTGGCTTTCTATGTATTGATTATAAGTAACCAAGGAGCTTTACGGTTTTATAATTTTTTAGGATTTCTTATAGGAGCAATAATTTATAGCTTTTTGTTAAGTGACATTGTTATCAGGGCAGTGATTTTCATATTAAGGACCATGAAAAAGTTTATCGTTGATCTTTATCACATCATCACCTATCCCCTTCGTGTAGGATTATGTCTAATAGCCGTACCTTGTTCCTATTGCAAAACTAAAACAAAGCCGATATACTATAAGACAAAGCGATATGTCAAGCTACCCAGTAGAATGCTGGAGGAAACGAAAAAAAGCCTGACAAATTACTTTAAGAAAAAATAA